Proteins encoded in a region of the Tautonia marina genome:
- a CDS encoding glycine betaine ABC transporter substrate-binding protein → MRWRRTPFGSLLAVAAAISAGCGNSDDSVTILCKDFAEQAILAEMAAELLREAEVPVSQVQAVPDSYQAQAFLREGTVDLMVDYSGTALNFLGELNVSGDSTIAQARKQYAPIGIDWLDPLGFDNGYALLVPSVRAAAMGLRSIDDLADRSRFPEGVRVTCPPEYLRRPGDGLGALSEAYGFQLAAPPLVLDNVLDRMRALETRQVDVAIGFSTDGVIRSLGLRMLDDSRNFFPSYEAAFVARHETIERRPEIKEALGRLSGLLDEATMRRLNAEVEIKGRRPASVAREFLLEQQLIADSSRFGQIPARPRLTLALADRDEFYELQARAMVAIRETFPDRSVGEDRVEEPVDAVARGQARLALLGAERFFTLPDDANGEDAPPDRETRIEAAAVVGTRLVHVVRRRSEQGDAPADPLSGRVGVPPIGSGAALVAQSLLDDGQEPDASGDPATLLDAVRNGQLDVAILVLPVGDLELPEGAGEELELQSLANWLSPSRALRAPFLRPARIAAGSYEGQPEPVETLGVQVLLAGPSRRAVALTANSGPAAALTVTGLPLEPDQVQALATATGVPEAPDPTLPSAWSRQPPAPDPTLSIASAILSTVLNILAIAFLIWVIRIATQVTPSPSTVPVPPPA, encoded by the coding sequence ATGCGATGGCGCCGAACGCCCTTTGGAAGCCTCCTGGCGGTTGCGGCCGCGATCAGCGCCGGTTGCGGCAATTCTGACGACTCGGTGACGATCCTTTGCAAGGATTTCGCCGAGCAGGCGATTCTGGCCGAGATGGCCGCCGAACTGCTTCGAGAGGCAGAGGTACCCGTCTCTCAGGTGCAGGCTGTGCCCGACAGCTACCAGGCGCAGGCCTTTCTCCGCGAGGGAACGGTCGACCTGATGGTCGATTACTCCGGTACAGCCCTGAACTTTCTGGGAGAGCTGAACGTCTCGGGAGACTCGACGATCGCCCAGGCTCGCAAGCAATACGCGCCGATCGGCATTGACTGGCTCGATCCGCTCGGGTTCGACAACGGTTACGCCCTGCTGGTGCCCTCGGTCCGAGCCGCCGCGATGGGATTGCGGAGCATCGACGATCTGGCCGACCGCTCCCGGTTTCCGGAAGGTGTGCGCGTGACGTGCCCTCCGGAGTATCTTCGCCGGCCGGGGGACGGTCTCGGCGCGCTGAGCGAGGCTTATGGGTTTCAACTGGCCGCGCCTCCCCTGGTGCTCGACAACGTGCTCGATCGGATGCGGGCGCTGGAAACCCGGCAGGTCGATGTGGCGATCGGGTTCTCGACCGATGGCGTGATTCGATCGCTCGGCCTTCGGATGCTCGACGATTCTCGGAATTTCTTCCCGTCGTACGAGGCCGCGTTCGTCGCCCGTCACGAGACGATTGAGCGCCGGCCGGAGATCAAGGAGGCCCTCGGCCGCCTGTCGGGCCTGCTCGACGAGGCGACCATGCGACGCCTGAACGCCGAGGTCGAGATCAAAGGGCGCCGACCGGCCAGTGTCGCCCGAGAGTTCCTGCTCGAACAGCAACTGATCGCCGATTCGTCGCGGTTCGGGCAAATTCCGGCGCGGCCCCGATTGACGCTGGCGCTGGCCGATCGGGACGAGTTCTACGAGCTTCAGGCCCGCGCGATGGTCGCCATCCGAGAGACCTTCCCTGATCGCTCGGTGGGCGAGGATCGGGTCGAGGAACCGGTCGACGCCGTGGCCCGCGGTCAGGCCCGGCTGGCCTTGCTGGGGGCCGAGCGCTTCTTCACTTTGCCCGATGATGCCAACGGTGAGGATGCCCCGCCCGATCGGGAAACGCGGATCGAGGCCGCCGCCGTGGTCGGAACGCGCCTCGTCCACGTCGTCCGGCGGCGATCGGAGCAAGGGGACGCCCCGGCCGATCCCCTCTCGGGGCGCGTCGGGGTTCCTCCGATCGGCAGCGGCGCGGCCCTGGTGGCGCAAAGTCTGCTCGACGACGGCCAGGAGCCCGACGCTTCGGGCGATCCGGCCACCTTGCTCGACGCGGTGCGCAACGGTCAGCTCGACGTGGCGATCCTCGTGCTGCCGGTCGGCGACCTGGAACTGCCCGAGGGAGCCGGAGAGGAGCTGGAGCTGCAATCGCTCGCCAACTGGCTTTCGCCGTCGCGGGCCTTGCGGGCGCCGTTTTTGCGCCCGGCTCGGATCGCGGCCGGAAGTTACGAGGGACAGCCCGAGCCGGTCGAAACGCTGGGCGTGCAGGTCTTGCTGGCCGGACCCAGCCGCCGGGCCGTCGCCTTGACCGCCAACAGCGGGCCGGCCGCCGCGCTGACCGTGACCGGCTTGCCGCTCGAACCCGACCAGGTGCAAGCCCTGGCCACCGCAACCGGAGTGCCCGAGGCCCCCGACCCGACGCTCCCCTCAGCCTGGAGCCGTCAGCCCCCCGCTCCCGACCCGACCCTCTCGATCGCCTCGGCGATCCTGAGCACCGTGCTCAATATTCTGGCCATTGCGTTCCTGATCTGGGTCATCCGGATCGCCACCCAGGTCACGCCCTCGCCCTCGACGGTTCCGGTGCCCCCGCCAGCGTGA
- a CDS encoding BCCT family transporter, which produces MNDRLRETLNRLGLFHLALPLCIAVSLIGIIWPETFAGTVSDVTQTFFESVDWFFMGSVTGFLILAAWLALGRYGSIKLGGPDDTPEFSTGSWLAMLFAAGMGVGLLFWGVAEPMTHFASPPIGEAYSAESARQAIILTMLHWGFHAWAVYSVGALVLAYFHYRLGTNFLAGAPIRAAFQGRWVEPVATLADLFAVLAVALGVAGSLAMGVFQLQTGLNLVLGTPAEALWFAMLLLGLLFAAFMTSAATSLDKGIKILSNTNMLLAILLMIFVLLAGPTPFLLRIMFTGMGDYLSALPAISFRLYPHQNLSAWVGSWTLTYFIWWIAWAPFVGIFIARISKGRTIQEFVAGVLLAPTAFSLIWFSVFGGMGMFEELQGAGGIGSIVKEDVTTALFALLDRLPVSGFLTAVALLLLFIFIVTSVDSATYVLGMLSSQGAMDPPRFRKFAWGITLAALGAALVMTRNIEVVRAGAISFALPLTLILLLQAAALVRMMRSNSLMAPAVAPRPTKEVS; this is translated from the coding sequence ATGAACGATCGATTGCGAGAGACGCTGAACCGGTTGGGGCTCTTTCATTTGGCCTTGCCGCTCTGTATTGCCGTGTCGTTGATCGGCATCATCTGGCCCGAGACGTTTGCGGGCACAGTGTCTGACGTGACCCAGACCTTTTTTGAGAGTGTCGACTGGTTTTTCATGGGGTCGGTGACGGGGTTCCTGATTTTGGCCGCCTGGCTGGCCCTGGGGCGTTATGGGTCGATCAAGCTGGGAGGGCCGGACGACACACCGGAATTCTCGACCGGGTCGTGGCTGGCCATGCTGTTCGCGGCCGGGATGGGGGTCGGCTTGTTGTTCTGGGGGGTGGCTGAGCCGATGACGCACTTCGCCTCGCCCCCGATCGGCGAGGCGTATTCGGCCGAGTCGGCGCGGCAGGCGATAATCCTGACGATGCTGCACTGGGGGTTCCACGCCTGGGCCGTTTACAGTGTCGGGGCCTTGGTGCTGGCCTATTTCCACTACCGGCTCGGGACGAACTTTCTGGCCGGGGCACCGATCCGGGCGGCCTTTCAAGGGCGATGGGTCGAGCCGGTCGCCACGCTGGCCGATCTGTTCGCGGTGCTGGCCGTTGCGCTCGGGGTGGCCGGATCGCTGGCGATGGGGGTCTTTCAGCTTCAAACAGGGCTGAACCTTGTGCTGGGGACGCCGGCCGAGGCCCTCTGGTTCGCCATGCTCCTGCTTGGCTTGCTGTTCGCGGCCTTCATGACCTCGGCGGCGACCTCGCTCGACAAGGGAATCAAGATTCTCAGTAACACGAACATGTTGCTGGCGATTCTCCTGATGATCTTCGTCTTGCTGGCCGGGCCGACGCCGTTTCTCTTGCGGATCATGTTCACCGGCATGGGGGATTATCTGTCGGCCTTGCCCGCCATCTCCTTCCGGCTCTATCCGCACCAGAACCTGAGCGCCTGGGTCGGCTCGTGGACGTTGACGTACTTCATCTGGTGGATCGCCTGGGCGCCGTTCGTGGGAATCTTCATTGCGAGGATCAGCAAAGGGCGGACGATCCAGGAGTTCGTCGCCGGGGTCTTGCTCGCGCCGACGGCCTTTTCGCTCATCTGGTTCTCGGTCTTCGGCGGCATGGGGATGTTCGAGGAGCTGCAAGGGGCCGGCGGCATCGGGTCGATTGTCAAGGAAGACGTGACGACCGCCCTGTTTGCCCTGCTCGACCGCCTGCCGGTTTCGGGATTCCTGACGGCGGTCGCCTTGCTCCTGCTCTTTATCTTCATTGTGACTAGTGTGGACAGCGCAACGTATGTGCTGGGGATGCTCAGTAGCCAGGGGGCGATGGACCCTCCTCGGTTCCGGAAGTTTGCCTGGGGGATCACGCTGGCGGCGCTCGGGGCGGCACTGGTGATGACCCGGAACATCGAGGTCGTCCGGGCCGGGGCGATCAGCTTCGCCCTTCCCCTGACCCTGATCCTGCTGCTTCAGGCCGCCGCTCTGGTGCGGATGATGCGCTCGAACTCTTTGATGGCACCCGCCGTGGCCCCGCGACCGACGAAGGAGGTGAGCTGA
- a CDS encoding mechanosensitive ion channel family protein translates to MATFAHLRTALIFPWGGIVLAAMLTLELPIPSASAQEEIVAPILGQEAESPPSTPEETEGTVAEAEGPIAIEQVVTDDQIEEKLRGLLPRYPGVRSVEVSVDQGVVTLTGHVEDASVQDRVRDFVRRVEGVTLVLNQTKTDAQVLTAGQLLAKRLNRFGNLVAQTWLAFLAALVVLIGSVLVAKLFSGSSDRLLAPLFESVLLRSVIGSVLALGIVLIGFYAALEVMGVARAVLSVVGLAGAVALALSFAFRDFAENFIASLLLGVRQPFRVGDFVEVAGHAGVVRALTTRATILVTFEGHQVRIPNATVFKNVIINRTASNAVRQSFDVVIGYDASAVEAQRAIASSLIEHGGILDDPRPRTLVEALEPNGVRLRSTFWLPVRGVDGDKLLSDARLKAKVALQQAGITPTPTSVSLSLSDRIDVTLTSAEGQPVVEPLPHPRAATVSPDRARSNLELDTAVAQSSNVSNDSQADPIDQALHVAQDVVGDEQDNILTHDLRPQKSVDEAHPPKQKPQADRAS, encoded by the coding sequence TTGGCCACCTTCGCTCACCTCCGAACTGCCCTGATCTTCCCTTGGGGGGGGATCGTCCTGGCGGCGATGCTCACTCTCGAACTGCCGATTCCCTCCGCTTCCGCCCAGGAGGAAATCGTGGCCCCCATCCTCGGCCAGGAGGCTGAGTCGCCCCCCAGCACCCCCGAGGAGACCGAGGGGACCGTGGCCGAGGCCGAGGGGCCGATCGCCATTGAGCAGGTGGTGACCGACGATCAGATCGAGGAAAAGCTCCGGGGGCTCTTGCCGCGGTATCCGGGGGTCAGAAGCGTCGAGGTCAGCGTCGATCAAGGGGTCGTCACGCTCACCGGGCATGTGGAAGACGCCTCGGTTCAAGACCGCGTCCGCGATTTTGTCCGGCGGGTCGAGGGGGTAACGCTCGTCCTCAATCAGACGAAAACCGATGCACAGGTGCTCACGGCTGGTCAACTGCTGGCCAAGCGGCTGAACCGGTTCGGGAATCTGGTGGCTCAAACCTGGCTAGCGTTCCTGGCCGCCCTTGTCGTGCTGATCGGGTCGGTTCTGGTGGCAAAACTGTTCTCGGGGTCATCAGATCGCTTGCTGGCACCGTTGTTTGAGAGTGTGCTGCTGCGATCGGTCATTGGCTCGGTCCTGGCCCTCGGCATTGTTCTGATCGGGTTTTACGCGGCGCTCGAGGTGATGGGGGTCGCTCGGGCGGTTCTCTCGGTCGTCGGCCTGGCGGGAGCCGTGGCCCTGGCCCTGAGCTTTGCGTTTCGTGATTTCGCCGAGAACTTCATTGCCTCGCTCTTGCTCGGCGTGCGGCAACCGTTTCGTGTGGGAGATTTTGTCGAGGTGGCGGGGCATGCGGGAGTCGTCCGGGCGCTCACGACCCGAGCCACCATCCTCGTGACCTTCGAGGGGCATCAGGTCCGCATCCCCAACGCAACGGTCTTCAAAAACGTGATCATCAACCGAACCGCCTCCAATGCCGTGCGACAGAGCTTCGACGTTGTGATCGGCTACGATGCCTCGGCGGTCGAGGCTCAGCGGGCGATCGCCTCCAGCCTGATCGAGCACGGCGGCATTCTTGACGATCCGCGCCCGAGGACCCTCGTCGAGGCCCTCGAACCCAACGGGGTTCGCCTTCGGTCGACCTTCTGGTTACCCGTCCGGGGGGTCGACGGCGACAAGCTCCTGAGTGATGCCCGCTTGAAGGCCAAGGTCGCCTTGCAACAGGCCGGCATCACGCCGACGCCGACCTCCGTCAGCCTCAGCCTCTCCGATCGGATTGACGTCACCTTGACCTCGGCCGAAGGCCAGCCCGTCGTGGAGCCCCTGCCCCACCCCCGAGCCGCCACCGTTTCGCCCGATCGCGCCCGGTCGAATCTGGAACTCGACACCGCAGTCGCCCAATCCTCGAACGTCTCGAACGATTCCCAGGCCGACCCGATCGACCAGGCGTTGCACGTCGCTCAGGATGTCGTCGGCGACGAGCAAGACAACATCCTCACCCACGACCTCCGCCCGCAGAAATCGGTCGACGAGGCCCACCCCCCGAAGCAAAAACCTCAGGCCGACCGAGCGTCCTGA
- a CDS encoding transporter has translation MAPAPRWSRTERRPAGFRMIPPARLSLVAALLVILARPSLAQEFAPRIEPSWPESLFRFFDLGPEPGEGGDPESIEEENLDFIETDRNSLTGAPLVTGRGVGIMELAYSYLNFPNEGVKHSFPESLFRFGITRRIELRVGWNYETGGPEEFEEGNIAARFGVNAESQIYYGTKIQLTAQEGLRPRSALLLQGHTPTGGPTTATQIRAGLISGWELPNDWTFDWAVRFAPDGEDGDGYEMWIPSAVIKFPFAENRFFTHLEFFGLYSANKEQNISSNFLDTGLHYLITPDLEIGTIIGMQLQENPGYFVNVGLGFRF, from the coding sequence ATGGCACCAGCTCCCCGGTGGAGCAGAACCGAGCGTCGGCCCGCGGGCTTCCGGATGATTCCGCCGGCCCGCCTCTCGCTCGTCGCCGCCCTGCTCGTGATCCTCGCGAGGCCGTCGCTGGCCCAGGAGTTCGCGCCCAGGATCGAACCCTCCTGGCCCGAATCGCTGTTCCGCTTCTTCGACCTCGGCCCGGAGCCCGGCGAGGGGGGCGATCCCGAGTCGATCGAGGAGGAGAACCTTGATTTCATCGAAACCGACCGCAACTCCCTGACGGGGGCTCCCCTGGTCACCGGTCGGGGCGTCGGCATCATGGAGCTGGCGTACTCCTATTTGAATTTCCCCAATGAAGGGGTCAAGCATAGCTTCCCCGAGTCACTCTTCCGCTTCGGGATCACCCGTCGGATCGAGCTGCGCGTCGGCTGGAACTACGAAACCGGCGGTCCCGAGGAGTTCGAGGAGGGGAACATCGCCGCGCGCTTCGGGGTGAACGCCGAGTCCCAGATTTACTACGGTACCAAGATCCAATTGACGGCGCAGGAGGGCCTACGGCCGAGGAGCGCCCTCTTGCTCCAGGGCCATACGCCGACCGGGGGACCGACGACGGCGACCCAGATCCGCGCCGGCCTGATCTCCGGGTGGGAGCTTCCCAACGACTGGACCTTCGACTGGGCGGTCCGCTTCGCCCCCGACGGCGAGGATGGGGACGGCTACGAGATGTGGATCCCCTCGGCCGTAATCAAGTTCCCCTTCGCCGAGAATCGCTTCTTCACTCACCTCGAATTCTTCGGCCTCTACTCGGCCAACAAGGAGCAGAACATCTCGAGCAACTTCCTCGACACGGGGCTCCATTACCTGATCACGCCGGACCTGGAAATCGGCACCATCATCGGCATGCAATTGCAGGAAAACCCCGGCTACTTCGTCAACGTCGGGCTCGGCTTCCGCTTCTGA